From one Pieris brassicae chromosome 5, ilPieBrab1.1, whole genome shotgun sequence genomic stretch:
- the LOC123709605 gene encoding vacuolar fusion protein CCZ1 homolog: MIDIINKIDSFFIFNSNFGPREGDELKRILYFYPGQVNSDIQKTQVGLCEAVVKFMTTFSSAPCEALQTQSKRYIFYQPERNFWMVLVICIPYATKLPGDIKDAVEPAIMYDFMISSYKMFRMFMGLFREILPEDTYAICEKFFTPYISSRNIRNDLSNVIQGINYLPLEKNTFFKVICFIDLLEVNYPDFKCISFLYNDQLIWNGLCKDDMLTLYQYLIHNLLPKQVEKEIQGGAVTAAERHGRFISPPEGIHSEDDLKKIIKVYLIREDDNEAKAYYLVIYRTLSATVSFTVDENTNLDLSTFRSLDTFIGPKLSTIASSIGEQCTMHALVNAQITPTDHKFLYFNKLNLALKTSMPSNSLNPSTAVSPEVLNIIAEVHNDHKSLGKYGEIIIKTPDEYWITGKSSNDREFYVVMQKNANLKEIADEVKRICEMQMKGIFFYPM, translated from the exons ATGAttgacataataaataaaatagattccttctttatttttaactcgAATTTTGGCCCTCGTGAAGGAGAT GAATTGAAAaggattctatatttttatcctgGTCAAGTAAATTCAGATATTCAAAAAACTCAAGTTGGTCTATGTGAAGCAGTTGTTAAATTTATGAC aaCATTTTCATCAGCACCTTGTGAAGCATTACAGACTCAGTCAaagagatatattttttaccagCCTGAAAGAAACTTTTGGATGGTTCTA GTAATTTGCATACCGTATGCAACAAAATTACCTGGAGATATTAAAGATGCT gTTGAACCAGCAATAATGTATGATTTCATGATATcatcatataaaatgtttagaatgtTTATGGGATTGTTTAGAGAAATTTTACCTGAAGATACATATGCAATCTGTGAAAAATTCTTTACTCCC TATATCTCTAGCCGAAATATAAGAAATGATCTGAGCAATGTTATACAGGGCATTAACTATTTACCATTagagaaaaatacattttttaaagttatttgttttattgatttactagAAGTAAATTATCCAGACTTCaaatgtatttcatttttgtacAATGATCAGCTTATCTG GAATGGCTTATGCAAAGACGACATGCTTACACTATACCAATatctaatacataatttactaCCCAAACAAGTGGAAAAGGAAATTCAAGGAGGTGCTGTTACTGCAGCTGAAAGACATGGTCGTTTCATTAGTCCACCTGAGGGCATACATAGTGAGgatgatttaaaaaagattattaaagtttacttaATACGAGAAGATGATAATGAAGCAAAGGCGTATTATCTTGTTATTTATAGAACACTGAGTGCTACTGTTAGCTTTACTGTAGATG aaaataCCAATCTGGATTTGTCAACATTCAGATCACTTGACACATTCATTGGTCCAAAACTTTCAACAATTGCGTCATCAATAGGAGAACAATGCACTATGCATGCTTTAGTAAATGCTCAAATCACCCCAACTGATcacaaatttttgtattttaataaactcaaCTTGGCTTTAAAAACTTCG aTGCCATCAAACAGTTTAAATCCATCAACGGCAGTCAGCCCagaggttttaaatataattgctgAAGTACACAATGATCACAAAAG CCTTGGGAAATATGGtgaaatcattataaaaactCCTGATGAATATTGGATAACAGGAAAATCTTCAAATGACAGAGAATTTTATGTGGTTATGCAAAAAAATGCCAACCTGAAGGAGATAGcag ATGAAGTTAAAAGAATATGTGAAATGCAGATGAAAGGAATTTTCTTTTATCCCATGTAA
- the LOC123709614 gene encoding dual oxidase maturation factor 2, with protein sequence MRGWFDAFREEGGPTLYAYHNRTAVAADVPALALIVGAVTLYLAFLAIFPGVRKERFSTFVIVTLSLFVGTVILVCKHGSSWHVAGTRIARAAYRAFSAERIDCWLAIHVGLGHVNVTLSALPWGNLTKGDPGVDYNEQFQWEEAGAIQEWYRAGLLRGLPYPLLSVAEHFAVEHEGFEWGAKYRAAGYTTTTLLWTAFALWLVMNLLLVVVPRYGAYAMTVLGATLCAAAGGYWASLPQDPLVVRLDGAMLFFSMGWCFWLVLMAGCICLVVGLFISALDLVWPHRFSTILEVDYDTPYDRHVLIVDSRQRARPQAQASLPSRILRRLSSKTRDTERQVSMSIVNESRERGRDNPAFHHEIRKPNSPWRYPLFRRQIDRVDSASSIGSSINGNSSGIKMSPLATQTIPTHRYRPQIPAAERVKDMW encoded by the exons ATGAGGGGGTGGTTTGACGCTTTCCGCGAGGAAGGCGGTCCGACTCTGTATGCTTACCATAACCGCACCGCAGTCGCAGCAGATGTCCCAGCCTTGGCACTTATCGTTGGCGCCGTGACTCTCTACTTAGCGTTTCTTGCTATATTTCCAGGTGTCAGGAAGGAG agATTTTCAACATTCGTCATAGTTACACTGAGTTTGTTCGTCGGCACTGTTATACTTG TATGTAAACACGGATCTTCGTGGCATGTGGCCGGTACGCGTATCGCGCGAGCGGCGTACCGCGCTTTTTCCGCGGAACGCATCGACTGCTGGCTGGCCATACACGTGGGTTTAGGACATGTCAACGTCACCCTCTCAG CCCTTCCGTGGGGCAACTTAACAAAAGGGGACCCCGGCGTAGACTACAACGAACAGTTTCAATGGGAAGAAGCCGGTGCTATACAGGAGTGGTACCGAGCTGGCTTACTTCGTGGTCTTCCATACCCCTTGCTTTCGGTGGCTGAACATTTCGCCGTGGAGCACGAAGGGTTCGAATGGGGGGCGAAGTACCGTGCGGCAGGCTACACCACCACAACGCTCCTTTG GACGGCATTTGCGTTATGGCTGGTGATGAACCTACTCCTAGTGGTGGTGCCACGATATGGGGCTTACGCTATGACCGTTCTCGGAGCGACCCTTTGTGCTGCTGCAGGCGGTTATTGGGCGTCATTACCCCAAGATCCTCTAGTTGTGAGGTTGGATGGTGCCATGCTTTTCTTTTCTATGGGATGGTGCTTTTGGCTAGTCCTTATGGCAG GATGCATTTGTCTAGTTGTAGGATTATTCATATCTGCATTGGATCTGGTTTGGCCGCACAGATTCTCTACAATATTAGAAGTTGACTATGACACTCCTTATGATCGTCATGTTCTTATTGTGGATAGCCGACAGAGGGCGCGACCTCAGGCCCAAGCTTCGTTACCTTCTAGAATATTAAg AAGGCTATCCTCAAAGACCCGAGACACAGAGCGACAGGTATCGATGTCCATAGTGAACGAGAGTCGGGAGCGAGGCCGAGACAACCCCGCCTTCCACCACGAGATACGGAAACCTAACTCTCCCTGGAGGTATCCTCTCTTCAGACGGCAAATCGACCg TGTGGATTCAGCTTCAAGCATAGGTTCTAGCATAAACGGTAATAGTTCAGGGATCAAAATGTCACCTTTAGCAACACAAACAATTCCAACTCACAG ATATAGACCACAAATACCGGCAGCAGAACGTGTTAAGGACATGTGGTGA
- the LOC123709613 gene encoding EF-hand domain-containing family member C2: MSVRNPRLPLLPGYGTNPLIGKTSFGVRPVFTSIDKVNMLVDKAEGVNRVPSLYCRKQAPDLPTWIMYDKNILRFQAFFQQSLHEMRSGSHILRKVEIFFFLEDGTIKVMEPKTENSGLSQGTLISRQRIRLPFSYDNYYDVLDLNIGREVTFFGKVFKLVNCDNFTRVFLNRLGINVPDPIPWPDAIERAHDTGKPPKHRPFRQFLDFDRQVLRFHGYWDDRDSEFGIMHHLEIHYFLADDTIEIKEVLPPNSGMEAGPMFLKRIRLPRKIPSHVEMTGGPKCPSYSPGDLSIGAVVNVYGRKVVLTDCDPFTKEYYRVTYGFDSFNPLPIPKDEGTECVSTSVAERQLPPWNGYGSYDDSAENCRTVEPKPPHRDFIKFLNKDRVGFDSHVLRFAARLISDNPEDKLRYFIIKYFLCDDTIGIFELGERNSGFKGGKFFRRDKMYLPDVDFFVPKEPPAYTEKDMWVGNELIINKHCFRLIGADEYALRYMEVNEKEYPMANLALIMDKIRRTLATQENGYKNFVAKYMDAAVPDNRELMSVRCFKQALKEVMCERMTEHEFITLIRHFRGDPGKEKSPRREMIRSLVFSDLTRGLWDEREKLREALLHADENGLGVLAVPRMRQLLRANRLPINTDLMDCMLQVLNKDADCNIVYEDLLTFLDFQTRPVYNLTEGDYQKVVRHAPPLKDTECKLWAEAETIIQDGFVNWSAFLCQLNLEHLVKEQTQ, from the exons ATGTCTGTGCGAAATCCGCGCCTTCCTTTGCTGCCAGGATATGGCACTAACCCATTG ATAGGAAAAACGAGTTTCGGAGTTCGGCCAGTATTTACATCCATCGATAAAGTGAATATGTTGGTGGATAAAGCGGAAGGAGTGAATCGGGTGCCTTCTCTTTACTGCCGTAAGCAAGCGCCTGACTTACCGACCTGGATAATGTACGACAAAAAT ATCTTAAGGTTTCAAGCCTTCTTCCAACAATCACTTCACGAAATGCGATCAGGGTCACATATACTGAGAAAAGTAGAAATCTTTTTCTTCTTAGAAGACGGTACAATAAAAGTGATGGAGCCAAAAACAGAAAACAGCGGGCTCTCTCAAG GCACCCTTATAAGCCGCCAACGAATTCGTCTACCATTTAGCTACGATAACTACTATGATGTACTGGATTTGAATATCGGTCGCGAAGTGACGTTCTTCGGTAAAGTTTTTAAG CTGGTTAACTGTGACAACTTCACGAGGgtatttttaaatcgtttggGCATAAATGTTCCCGATCCCATACCTTGGCCAGACGCAATCGAG agaGCTCACGACACAGGGAAGCCCCCGAAACATCGTCCATTTCGTCAGTTCCTGGATTTCGATAGACAAGTTTTAAG GTTTCATGGTTATTGGGATGACAGAGATAGCGAGTTTGGTATTATGCATCATTTGGAGATCCATTACTTTTTGGCCGATGACACGATTGAAATCAAGGAGGTACTTCCTCCGAATTCTGGAATGGAAGCTGGACCTATGTTCTTAAAGAGAATACGTCTTCCAAGA AAAATCCCTTCACATGTAGAAATGACAGGTGGTCCCAAATGTCCCTCGTACAGTCCCGGGGATCTCAGCATCGGAGCTGTTGTAAATGTCTACGGTCGCAAGGTGGTACTCACGGACTGCGACCCCTTCACTAAAGAGTATTATAGAGTCACTTATGGTTTCG ATTCTTTCAATCCTCTCCCAATACCAAAAGATGAAGGCACAGAGTGTGTCAGCACAAGTGTGGCAGAACGACAACTTCCCCCGTGGAACGGATACGGGAGCTACGATGACTCGGCTGAAAATTGCCGGACAGTGGAACCCAAACCACCTCATAgggattttattaagttcTTGAATAAAGAccg TGTCGGGTTTGACTCCCACGTTCTACGTTTTGCCGCTCGCCTCATCAGCGATAACCCTGAGGATAAGCTCCGATATTTCATCATTAAATACTTCTTATGTGATGATACTATCGGAATTTTTGAGCTCGGTGAACGTAACTCTGGATTTAAG GgaggtaaattcttccgtcgCGACAAAATGTACCTACCTGACGTGGATTTCTTCGTACCCAAAGAGCCTCCCGCTTACACCGAGAAGGATATGTGGGTGGGGAATGAACTAATTATCAATAAACACTGCTTTCGTCTCATCGGAGCTGACGAATACGCTTTGCGGTACATGGAAGTGAATGAGAAAGAG tatcCTATGGCTAACTTAGCCCTAATTATGGATAAAATTCGTCGTACTTTGGCAACCCAAGAAAATGGCTACAAAAATTTTGTTGCAAAATATATGGATGCCGCGGTACCCGACAACCGAGAGCTCATGTCTGTCAGGTGCTTCAA ACAAGCGCTCAAAGAAGTTATGTGTGAAAGAATGACGGAACacgaatttattactttaatacgCCACTTCCGGGGAGATCCTGGTAAAGAAAAGAGCCCTCGGCGCGAAATGATCAG ATCCTTGGTGTTTTCGGACCTAACGCGTGGTCTCTGGGACGAAAGGGAAAAACTGAGAGAAGCTCTGTTGCACGCTGATGAAAACGGTTTAGGAGTATTAGCAGTGCCACGGATGAGGCAACTGCTCCGAGCCAACCGCTTGCCGATCAATACCGATCTCATGGACTGCATGCTGCAAGT GCTAAATAAGGACGCCGACTGTAATATAGTGTATGAAGATTTGTTGACATTCCTCGATTTTCAAACTCGTCCCGTGTACAACCTTACTGAGGGAGATTATCAAAAAGTTGTGAGACACGCTCCACCGCTTAAGGATACCGAA TGTAAGCTTTGGGCTGAAGCAGAAACAATAATTCAGGATGGTTTTGTTAATTGGAGCGCTTTTCTTTGCCAATTAAACCTTGAACACCTCGTCAAGGAACAGACTCAGTGA